The Rhododendron vialii isolate Sample 1 chromosome 6a, ASM3025357v1 genome includes a window with the following:
- the LOC131329757 gene encoding peptidyl-prolyl cis-trans isomerase FKBP16-1, chloroplastic-like isoform X2, with protein MEAPTFQTHIQLPIAFKSTSFMNSEQSKIVLPKNLGGRFPTPMMERMPRRSLLKLVVCNPILLNVYPVFGEPMQEMKEPEVVRTQKLASGVRIQDVIEGEGPEAREGNLVEVNYVCRRSNGYFVHSTVDQFSGESSPVLLALNEKQFPFTDNKGPDGGIGRHEGWREEKSINTSIRRIHQ; from the exons ATGGAAGCTCCAACTTTTCAAACCCACATCCAGTTGCCAATTGCCTTCAAATCCACAAG TTTTATGAACAGCGAACAATCCAAGATTGTTCTCCCAAAAAACTTGGGTGGGAGATTCCCCACCCCGATGATGGAAAGAATGCCAAGAAGGTCGCTTCTGAAGCTTGTCGTCTGCAATCCTATCCTTCTAAATGTTTATCCTGTATTTGGTGAACCAATGCAGGAGATGAAGGAGCCTGAAGTAGTTCG GACCCAGAAGCTTGCTAGTGGAGTGAGGATACAAG ACGTTATTGAAGGGGAAGGGCCCGAGGCTCGTGAAGGAAATCTCGTTGAAGTTAACTACGTATGCCGGCGATCAAATGGGTATTTTGTTCATAG TACTGTGGATCAGTTCAGCGGAGAAAGCTCTCCTGTTTTACTTGCTCTGAATGAGAAGCAG TTCCCCTTCACAGATAATAAAGGGCCTGATGGAGGTATTGGTCGGCATGAAGGTTGGAG GGAAGAGAAGAGCATTAATACCTCCATCCGCAGGATACATCAATGA